One genomic segment of Capricornis sumatraensis isolate serow.1 chromosome X, serow.2, whole genome shotgun sequence includes these proteins:
- the LOC138070754 gene encoding melanoma-associated antigen 10-like encodes MSELSKPEEDLQEPGEAQGPGAVQLLAAEVGEAPSDLASYPPASCSTPVEPLPREILNEMMANLMKFLLLKYRAKKLTSLAEMLNNVFRDNQEHFPVVFSQALEYLQLVFGVEVKEVDPTEHIYVMVPTLGLTCDEMLSDGQGLPKAGLLVLVLSVIMCSGDPAPEEAVWGALSRMRMYVGSEHCVFGEPRELLTQVWVGGGYLEYRQVPDSDPARYEFLWGPRAYAETSKEQVMAFVLRVRQRALRAFPLLSAEAVGEEE; translated from the coding sequence ATGAGTGAACTCAGCAAACCCGAGGAAGACCTTCAGGAGCCAGGAGAGGCCCAGGGCCCTGGAGCGGTGCAGCTCTTGGCGGCTGAGGTGGGGGAGGCCCCATCTGACTTGGCCTCCTACCCCCCAGCATCCTGCTCCACTCCTGTGGAGCCCTTGCCCCgagaaattctgaatgagatgatgGCTAACCTTATGAAGTTTCTGCTCCTCAAGTATCGAGCCAAGAAGCTGACCTCCCTGGCAGAAATGCTGAATAATGTCTTCAGGGATAACCAGGAGCACTTCCCGGTGGTCTTCAGTCAAGCCTTAGAGTACCTGCAGCTGGTCTTtggtgtggaggtgaaggaggtggaTCCCACAGAGCACATCTACGTCATGGTCCCCACCCTGGGCCTCACCTGTGATGAGATGCTGAGCGAtgggcagggcctgcccaaggccggcctcctggtgctggtcctcaGCGTGATCATGTGTAGTGGAGACCCGGCCCCTGAGGAGGCAGTCTggggagcactcagcaggatgAGGATGTATGTTGGGAGCGAGCACTGtgtctttggggagcccagggagctgctgacccaagtgtgggtgggtggggggtacCTGGAGTACCGGCAGGTGCCTGACAGTGACCCTGCTCGCtacgagttcctgtggggtccccgggcctatgcggagaccagcaaaGAGCAAGTCATGGCATTTGTGCTCAGGGTCagacaaagggctttgagggccttcccactcCTGTCTGCAGAGGCTGTGGGGGAGGAGGAATAG